In a genomic window of Bombina bombina isolate aBomBom1 chromosome 8, aBomBom1.pri, whole genome shotgun sequence:
- the LOC128638177 gene encoding serine protease inhibitor swm-1: MEVFSTRSFLQLIFLGLCLCVTNQNQAEAESVRLCPVNSEYQDCRKICFNNCDNLNSTSEGCIEPCINGCDCNEGFVFESNSLTSCVPINQCKVTCPGNMIFKPCLRTPRKTCETLGIPYTPYEECKPRCDCAKGYVLSSNFANEPLCIKPSECKRKSQ, from the exons GTTTGTGCCTATGTGTAACAAATCAAAATCAAGCAGAAGCCGAAA GTGTGAGGCTATGTCCGGTGAACAGTGAATACCAGGACTGTAGAAAAATCTGCTTTAATAACTGTGACAATCTGAACAGCACAAGTGAAGGATGCATTGAGCCCTGTATTAATGGATGTGATTGTAACGAAGGTTTTGTATTCGAGTCAAATAGTTTAACCTCCTGTGTGCCCATTAATCAATGCAAAGTTACTTGCCCTGGAAATATGATCTTCAAGCCCTGTCTCAGAACTCCGCGGAAGACATGCGAAACATTAGGAATCCCCTATACACCCTACGAAGAGTGCAAGCCACGCTGTGATTGTGCTAAAGGATACGTGCTTTCAAGCAACTTTGCCAATGAGCCACTCTGTATAAAACCTAGCGAGTGCAAGAGAAAAAGCCAATAA